In one Clostridia bacterium genomic region, the following are encoded:
- a CDS encoding 2-isopropylmalate synthase, with protein MSNVPQQSDRLLIFDTSLRDGEQAPGCSMNTPEKLRLAHKLEELGVDVIEAGFPIASSGDFDAVQRIANAIRGARVAALARCVQQDIQTAWEAIRAAARPRIHTFLATSDIHLSFKLKMTRGDALRQAGECVAYARSLCEDVEFSPEDATRSDVNFLCEVLQTVVDAGATTLNIPDTVGYTTPVEYGNLIGTIRERLKRADDVVISAHCHNDLGLAVANSLAAVAAGARQVECTINGIGERAGNAALEELAMALYVRPDLHSVVTGICHEKLYSASQLLSETVGFAVQPNKAIVGRNAFAHEAGIHQHGVLKNPLCYEIMTPESVGMAPARIVLGKHSGRHALLFKYKELGFELEGEELNQVYRRFTQLSDRKKKIYDQDLISLLLTQRAPVTAIQPSTRIQS; from the coding sequence ATGAGTAATGTTCCTCAACAGTCCGACCGGTTGCTGATCTTCGATACTTCGCTACGTGATGGTGAACAAGCTCCAGGCTGCAGCATGAACACCCCCGAGAAGCTGCGCCTTGCGCACAAGCTGGAAGAACTCGGCGTCGATGTTATCGAGGCGGGGTTCCCGATCGCTTCCTCCGGCGATTTCGACGCGGTGCAACGGATCGCGAATGCAATACGCGGAGCACGTGTAGCGGCACTGGCGAGATGCGTTCAGCAGGACATTCAAACCGCGTGGGAGGCTATTCGTGCAGCCGCTCGTCCCCGGATTCACACATTTCTCGCTACCTCGGATATTCACTTGAGTTTCAAGTTAAAGATGACGCGTGGCGATGCCTTGCGACAGGCAGGCGAGTGCGTGGCTTACGCCCGGTCGCTGTGTGAAGATGTCGAATTCTCTCCCGAAGACGCGACGCGCTCAGATGTGAACTTCCTCTGCGAGGTCCTGCAGACAGTTGTGGACGCAGGTGCCACGACGCTGAACATTCCCGACACTGTTGGATACACGACGCCAGTGGAGTACGGGAACCTGATCGGCACAATCCGGGAGCGCCTGAAGCGAGCCGACGACGTCGTTATTTCGGCCCACTGCCACAATGATCTCGGCCTTGCAGTGGCTAACTCGCTTGCAGCGGTTGCTGCAGGAGCACGGCAGGTGGAGTGTACGATCAACGGGATCGGCGAGCGCGCAGGCAACGCGGCTCTCGAAGAACTGGCGATGGCGCTTTATGTCCGGCCAGATTTGCATTCAGTCGTGACCGGCATTTGTCACGAGAAGCTGTACAGCGCGAGCCAGCTGTTATCTGAAACCGTCGGCTTTGCGGTGCAACCCAATAAGGCAATCGTGGGTAGAAACGCTTTCGCCCACGAGGCCGGTATCCATCAGCACGGAGTTCTCAAGAACCCGCTGTGCTACGAAATCATGACGCCTGAATCAGTGGGCATGGCTCCGGCGCGTATCGTTCTCGGCAAACACTCCGGACGTCATGCGCTGCTCTTCAAGTACAAGGAGCTGGGGTTTGAACTCGAGGGTGAAGAACTGAATCAGGTCTATCGAAGGTTTACGCAGTTGTCCGATCGCAAGAAGAAGATTTACGATCAAGACCTTATCTCTCTCTTGTTGACGCAGCGGGCGCCAGTCACGGCAATACAACCTTCCACAAGGATTCAGTCATGA
- a CDS encoding LysR family transcriptional regulator: MDLYQLETFLAVSEEKSFSRAAQRLHRTQSAISQTISRLEEELGELLFDRSSRDGSLTDAGRLLIKYAEKLLNLRTEASDALVELRQLHHGKLVIGANEFTALCLLPILDEFHRLHPTIKIQVQRSLASQIPNQVINHNVEFGIVSFRPDDPALASTVFYRDELVFVVYPQHPLATAKKVGIRDLGAESFVAHNVFSPYRVKVIEAFKSHKTTLHMNLELPTLESITQFVAMGNGVALLPRISVDAELKRGELIEVPVRELSFVRKMRIVSRLGGVPSHAGRAFLAVCQSFAALSGGRYLYKADHTSKPMSTKHRRAAST; this comes from the coding sequence ATGGATTTGTATCAGCTTGAAACGTTTCTTGCGGTATCAGAGGAGAAGAGCTTTTCGCGTGCCGCTCAACGCCTGCACCGGACGCAATCCGCTATCAGCCAGACCATCAGCCGGCTGGAAGAGGAGCTTGGCGAACTCCTATTCGACCGTTCTTCGCGCGACGGAAGCCTGACAGACGCGGGCAGGTTACTGATCAAATACGCAGAGAAACTGCTGAATCTGCGTACGGAAGCCAGTGATGCCCTGGTGGAACTCCGGCAGCTCCATCACGGAAAGCTGGTCATCGGGGCGAACGAGTTTACGGCGCTGTGCCTGCTCCCCATTTTGGACGAGTTCCATCGCTTGCACCCGACCATCAAAATCCAGGTGCAGCGGTCGCTGGCTAGCCAGATCCCCAACCAAGTCATTAATCACAACGTGGAATTCGGAATAGTTTCATTCCGGCCGGACGATCCCGCACTTGCTTCGACTGTGTTTTACCGCGATGAACTCGTCTTCGTCGTCTACCCACAGCATCCGCTCGCAACTGCGAAAAAGGTAGGTATTCGCGATCTGGGTGCAGAATCGTTTGTTGCACACAACGTCTTTTCGCCGTACAGAGTGAAAGTAATCGAAGCGTTCAAGAGTCACAAGACGACACTGCACATGAACCTTGAGCTGCCAACGCTGGAGTCGATAACGCAGTTCGTGGCTATGGGGAATGGCGTGGCGCTACTTCCGCGCATCTCGGTGGATGCGGAGCTTAAACGTGGTGAACTGATTGAGGTTCCGGTACGGGAGCTAAGCTTTGTACGCAAGATGAGGATTGTGTCTAGATTGGGAGGTGTTCCTTCCCACGCCGGGCGTGCGTTTCTCGCCGTGTGCCAGTCTTTTGCAGCATTATCGGGAGGGCGATACCTCTACAAGGCAGATCACACCTCAAAACCTATGTCGACGAAACACCGCCGCGCCGCGTCGACCTAA
- a CDS encoding VOC family protein has protein sequence MTIVKRTALLLIASLIASFAIGAYAADNQVNRPKIIGVAHIAIYVSDLQKARAFYKDFLGYEEPYAIKRDDGTDRIAVIKINEDQYIELFADPPKQDGQLNHVSILTDSAEQMRLYLDSKGINVPEKVGKGRIGNSNFNIVDPDGHTLEIVQYEPASWTRRETGKHIPPTRISTHMPHLGFTVRDLNVSLKFYGDVLDFREVWRGSPSPQVLSWVHMQVPDGKEFFELMLYSRPLTSEQLGGKNHLCLIVPDIQNAVADLNARPARKGYTRPIEIRTGVNGKRQANLFDPDGTRVELMEADTVDGKVVAPSKAPAPRFDPGATPVATSATRPSTVANIHRHSTGSIAMMFLDRLAEFRMYWNNGSETNVPRSSL, from the coding sequence GTGACTATCGTGAAACGGACAGCTCTATTACTCATCGCCAGTCTTATAGCAAGTTTCGCTATCGGCGCGTACGCTGCCGACAACCAAGTTAATCGCCCTAAGATCATTGGCGTGGCGCATATTGCGATTTACGTTAGCGACTTGCAGAAGGCGCGTGCGTTTTACAAAGACTTTCTCGGATACGAAGAGCCCTACGCAATCAAGCGCGATGACGGAACCGATCGCATCGCTGTCATCAAGATCAACGAAGATCAATACATTGAGCTGTTCGCGGACCCTCCGAAACAGGATGGCCAACTCAACCACGTTTCCATCCTCACCGATTCCGCTGAACAGATGCGGCTCTATCTGGATTCCAAAGGCATTAACGTCCCGGAGAAGGTTGGAAAAGGACGAATCGGGAATTCGAATTTCAACATTGTGGACCCGGACGGCCACACGCTAGAAATCGTCCAGTACGAGCCCGCTAGCTGGACCCGGCGCGAAACCGGCAAGCATATTCCGCCGACACGGATCTCGACCCACATGCCCCATTTAGGCTTCACAGTCCGTGACCTGAATGTCTCCCTCAAGTTCTATGGCGATGTCCTTGATTTTCGCGAAGTGTGGCGCGGAAGTCCCTCCCCGCAAGTGCTGAGCTGGGTCCACATGCAAGTTCCGGATGGAAAAGAATTTTTCGAGCTCATGCTCTATTCCAGACCGCTGACGAGCGAACAGTTGGGCGGAAAGAACCATCTTTGTCTGATAGTCCCCGACATTCAGAATGCGGTTGCAGACTTAAATGCTCGTCCGGCTCGAAAGGGCTACACTCGCCCGATCGAAATCCGAACAGGAGTTAACGGGAAGCGCCAGGCGAACCTCTTCGATCCGGATGGCACGCGCGTTGAGTTGATGGAGGCCGACACTGTGGACGGAAAGGTGGTTGCTCCCTCGAAAGCACCCGCCCCAAGATTCGATCCAGGCGCTACGCCAGTCGCGACCAGCGCTACGCGCCCAAGCACCGTGGCTAACATTCACCGACATTCAACGGGCTCCATCGCGATGATGTTCTTGGATCGTCTCGCGGAGTTTCGGATGTACTGGAACAACGGATCCGAGACGAATGTGCCTAGGTCGTCGTTGTGA
- a CDS encoding IclR family transcriptional regulator, which produces MQVLDRALAILNVLSDQKVGLSLAELSEKLQLHKSTVHRLVMVLERHRLVDKHPQTARYRLGMRLFELGSKAIDNIDLRERCRPHLTRIVYEINETVHCSVLDHGEVLYIEKMEPQRGLRMASSVGYRAPAYCTAMGKAMLALLPEVEVDEIVRQSGLKQVTRKTIVTPADLRAELKLIRLRHYAMDDEEKEEGVRCVGAAVVGYSGRPVAAISVSGPSFRITKDKLPNIAKAVIDVARALSAELGHKPQDLS; this is translated from the coding sequence GTGCAAGTTCTCGATCGCGCACTCGCAATCCTCAACGTCCTCAGCGACCAAAAGGTCGGCCTCAGCTTGGCGGAATTATCCGAGAAGCTACAATTGCACAAGAGCACTGTGCACCGGCTTGTCATGGTTTTGGAGCGACACCGGCTTGTAGATAAGCATCCCCAGACGGCTCGTTATCGGCTAGGGATGAGATTGTTCGAACTTGGATCCAAGGCAATCGACAACATTGATCTTCGCGAACGGTGCCGTCCTCACTTGACCCGCATCGTTTACGAAATCAATGAGACCGTACATTGCAGCGTTCTCGACCACGGCGAAGTGCTGTACATCGAAAAGATGGAACCTCAACGAGGCTTACGCATGGCGTCGAGCGTAGGCTATCGCGCGCCTGCATACTGCACCGCCATGGGCAAGGCGATGTTGGCGTTACTGCCGGAAGTCGAGGTGGACGAAATTGTCCGGCAATCAGGCTTGAAGCAAGTGACCCGGAAGACAATCGTTACCCCTGCCGACCTCAGAGCTGAACTTAAACTAATCCGTTTACGCCATTACGCAATGGACGATGAGGAGAAAGAAGAAGGCGTGCGCTGCGTCGGCGCTGCGGTGGTTGGCTACTCAGGGCGTCCAGTTGCGGCCATCAGTGTTTCAGGGCCTTCGTTTAGAATCACCAAGGACAAGCTACCCAACATCGCAAAAGCTGTGATCGACGTGGCTAGGGCGCTCTCGGCTGAACTCGGGCACAAACCGCAAGATCTTAGTTAG
- a CDS encoding Gfo/Idh/MocA family oxidoreductase: MVSRREFLNSLAVGAAGLALAPTAKSYERILGANDRVNFAIIGLNGRGYAHLSALKANKDVANLVYACDVDSKILEKFVARAQNEFGNAPAAERDFRKVLESKDVDVITVATPEHWQAPMAIKGLQAGKHVYVEKPSSHNPREGEMLVEAQRRYGKLVQLGSQQRSSEHTIKIIKRIHEGLIGRPYFAKAWYCNTRKPIGTGKAVPVPQNLDWDLWQGPAPRRQYKDNLHPYNWHWLWHYGTGESLNNGSHEVDLCRWALGVRYPKRVTASGGRYHFKDDWEFYDTLVTNFEYDDKMITWEGMSCQGKEYYGRGRGVTIHGTEGTVLIDRTSYEVFSLDDKKIEEFHTNEKTTTRDLRGQDGMTNDHFRNLIDGVRAGEQLHAPIQTGNVSVTMLHLSNIAWKLNRVLHLDSKNAHIQNDPEAMRSWSREYQKGWEVHV; this comes from the coding sequence ATGGTATCCCGGCGTGAATTTCTGAATTCTCTGGCAGTTGGTGCCGCGGGGTTGGCGCTGGCGCCCACGGCGAAGAGCTATGAACGCATACTCGGCGCAAACGACCGCGTCAATTTCGCAATCATTGGGTTGAATGGCCGAGGCTACGCACACCTTTCGGCGTTGAAAGCCAATAAGGATGTGGCAAACCTGGTTTACGCATGTGATGTCGACAGCAAAATTCTTGAAAAATTCGTTGCTCGCGCACAGAACGAATTCGGCAATGCTCCGGCGGCCGAAAGAGACTTTCGCAAAGTGCTGGAGTCGAAGGATGTTGACGTAATTACGGTCGCTACCCCCGAACACTGGCAGGCGCCGATGGCGATCAAGGGACTACAGGCTGGTAAGCATGTATACGTCGAAAAGCCTAGCAGTCACAACCCGCGTGAAGGCGAGATGCTGGTCGAGGCGCAGCGCAGGTACGGCAAGCTCGTTCAGTTGGGCAGCCAGCAGCGCTCCTCCGAGCACACCATCAAAATCATCAAGCGGATTCACGAGGGGCTTATCGGTCGGCCTTACTTTGCCAAGGCTTGGTACTGCAACACCCGCAAGCCAATCGGAACGGGCAAAGCAGTTCCTGTTCCGCAGAACCTTGATTGGGACCTTTGGCAGGGACCAGCACCGCGAAGACAGTACAAGGACAACCTTCACCCGTATAACTGGCACTGGTTGTGGCACTACGGTACGGGTGAAAGTCTGAACAACGGATCACATGAGGTTGATCTCTGCCGTTGGGCACTCGGAGTCCGCTATCCCAAGCGCGTAACCGCTTCCGGCGGCCGATACCACTTTAAGGACGATTGGGAGTTCTACGACACGCTCGTAACAAATTTCGAATACGACGACAAGATGATCACGTGGGAAGGCATGAGCTGCCAAGGCAAGGAGTACTACGGCCGTGGTCGCGGCGTCACCATCCACGGAACCGAGGGAACTGTTCTTATCGATCGGACCAGTTATGAAGTATTCAGCCTCGATGACAAGAAAATCGAAGAATTTCACACGAACGAAAAGACCACGACTCGCGATCTTCGCGGACAGGATGGGATGACGAACGATCATTTCCGAAACCTGATCGACGGAGTTCGAGCAGGCGAACAGCTGCATGCGCCGATCCAAACAGGGAACGTCTCCGTGACGATGCTGCACCTTTCGAACATCGCATGGAAGCTGAACCGGGTGTTACACCTCGATTCAAAGAACGCGCATATCCAGAATGATCCAGAGGCGATGCGGTCCTGGAGCAGGGAATACCAGAAGGGTTGGGAGGTACACGTTTAG
- a CDS encoding sugar phosphate isomerase/epimerase, whose translation MNEASRRVFLKTIGVAAAAGSIPFSPEIVQKAFAKESSGSKTKKAARLFDLGMASYTFRQFTLDQVIDMTKRLGMKKITLKDMHLPLKSSDAELVAAIEKMKQAGLEPESCGVVYMRSEDEVRQAFAYAKKAGMKMIVGGPDKAMLPLCERVVKETDIILAIHNHGPTDKNYPSPEDAYKAVANMDKRMGVCIDVSHTQRIGLDPTDQLTKCFDRVFDIHIKDVSAAQASGTTVEIGRGVIDIPKLLKQVIKLNYSHTLHFEFEKDAKDPLPGLAESVGYVRGVLASL comes from the coding sequence ATGAATGAAGCTTCGAGACGTGTTTTCTTGAAGACCATTGGCGTTGCTGCTGCGGCGGGCTCAATTCCATTCTCGCCGGAGATAGTGCAGAAGGCGTTTGCTAAGGAATCGTCTGGCTCGAAGACGAAGAAGGCGGCGCGACTATTTGATCTTGGAATGGCCTCGTACACCTTCCGTCAGTTCACGCTCGATCAGGTGATCGACATGACCAAGCGGCTTGGGATGAAGAAAATTACGTTGAAGGATATGCACCTGCCGCTAAAGAGCTCAGACGCGGAGCTTGTCGCCGCTATCGAAAAGATGAAGCAGGCGGGGTTGGAGCCGGAATCCTGTGGCGTGGTGTACATGCGGTCAGAAGACGAAGTCCGTCAGGCGTTTGCATATGCAAAGAAGGCAGGGATGAAGATGATAGTCGGCGGCCCAGACAAGGCAATGCTGCCCTTGTGTGAACGCGTGGTAAAGGAAACCGACATCATCCTGGCCATTCATAATCACGGCCCCACAGACAAAAACTATCCCAGTCCTGAGGACGCCTATAAAGCCGTCGCGAACATGGACAAGCGCATGGGCGTGTGCATTGACGTTTCGCACACTCAGCGCATCGGTTTGGATCCTACCGATCAGCTCACAAAATGCTTCGATCGCGTATTCGACATTCATATTAAAGATGTTTCCGCAGCGCAGGCGAGCGGCACCACTGTGGAGATTGGGCGAGGCGTCATCGACATTCCAAAGCTTCTTAAGCAAGTGATAAAGCTGAACTACTCCCACACGTTGCATTTTGAATTCGAGAAGGATGCGAAAGATCCACTACCCGGATTGGCCGAGTCGGTGGGATACGTGCGCGGCGTACTGGCGTCGCTATAA
- a CDS encoding DUF1080 domain-containing protein yields MRRNRRLLYKAVLALIFIGLGLSVAQTADARRSASGGAKPNTLSPKEKKEGWKLLFDGKTTKGWRGAYLDSFPAKAWDVRDGMMIVQSFGGGEAAQGGDIVTVDEYSNFDLMVDFKLTDGANSGIKYFVTEQLPRTPGSAIGLEYQVLDDAKHPDAKLGKDGNRTLASLYDLIPAATKMPNPIGEWNHARIVVQGSHVEHWLNGVKVVEYERGGKDFLERKAMSKFKDRTGFGEATQGHILLQEHGSEVFYRNVKIRMLPSSPKTGEISK; encoded by the coding sequence ATGAGAAGAAATCGTAGGCTTTTATACAAGGCGGTACTGGCACTAATTTTTATTGGGCTCGGCCTCTCCGTGGCGCAGACAGCCGATGCTAGGCGATCCGCAAGCGGTGGAGCAAAGCCCAATACGCTGTCCCCGAAAGAGAAGAAAGAAGGCTGGAAGTTATTGTTCGATGGCAAGACGACGAAGGGATGGCGAGGAGCCTATCTCGATTCATTTCCGGCAAAGGCTTGGGATGTGCGGGACGGCATGATGATCGTGCAGTCGTTCGGTGGCGGGGAGGCGGCGCAAGGCGGCGATATCGTAACCGTTGACGAATATAGCAATTTCGATTTGATGGTGGACTTCAAGCTGACGGATGGCGCCAACAGCGGCATAAAGTATTTCGTAACTGAGCAACTGCCGCGAACTCCTGGTTCCGCCATAGGGCTGGAATACCAGGTTCTTGATGACGCGAAGCACCCGGACGCAAAGCTGGGCAAAGACGGCAATCGCACACTTGCATCCCTTTACGACCTTATTCCGGCAGCGACCAAAATGCCAAATCCGATTGGCGAGTGGAACCACGCCCGCATCGTCGTACAAGGAAGTCATGTTGAGCATTGGCTGAACGGAGTGAAGGTGGTTGAGTACGAACGTGGGGGCAAGGACTTTCTAGAGCGTAAGGCCATGAGCAAGTTCAAAGACCGTACGGGATTCGGGGAAGCAACGCAGGGGCACATTTTGTTGCAGGAGCACGGAAGCGAGGTGTTCTACCGGAATGTGAAAATCCGTATGCTTCCATCATCACCAAAGACAGGAGAAATAAGTAAATGA